The genomic segment CGGATGATCAGGAATGCCGGTTCGACGTTTTGTTGAATTTACCGCGTGACCGGGCATTTTCGCTGTTCGTCGATAAGCTGGATTTGTGGTGGCGGTCGCCGTTTCACACACCGGGCGAAGGCCAGATCGATGCAGGTATTGAACCTTGCGTCGGCGGTAGCTGCTACGAGATAGACGGCAATGGAAGACGGCGCATTTGGGGAACCGTCCTGTCGATCGAACCACCGATTTATCTCCGGTTGGCATGGCAGATCTCCCAGGACGGGGAAGAAGTCGCCGATCCTCTGACGGCGAGCCGCGTTATGGTGAATTTTCGCGAAGCGGGCGAACAAACCCGGCTTGAAATCGTGCACAACGAATTTTTGCGCCACGGCGAAAAGGGCACGGAGTATCTTGATATGATGCGCCGGCAGGACGGGTGGCCGGAGATCATCGCTAATCTGAAGGCTGCGGCAGCAAATCCGGCCTCGTGACAGCACGGTTGAACCGGATCTAAGAAATTGGCACGTGTGTCGCCTGCCTGACATGCTTGCTGTGGTACTTCGACTGCAGCCCGCTTTCGATACCAGAATTTCGACCTTGCAAACTCTTAAGACGTCGAAATAGTGTCGGGTCAACGAGGCATAGCCCACAGGTTCCCTATATTGCGCGTAATTCCATGTCCTCATCTTCTTTAGATGAACCCACAGAGGCTCAGTCCGCCGCCTCACCCCTGACGAGAATAGGCGAAGCCCGCTGGGTGCTTTTGACGGCGCTCGCCGCTGCGGTCGCGGCCGTTGTTCTCTTTCAAGTGCCCTTCTGGCCGGCGGCGGGCGCAATGCTCGCGATGACCGCTGTTGCGGCGTTCATTCCCAGACGGTCTGCGAGCCGTCGTGTCAGGCTGAATACGCAGCGTGAAATGCGCCGTATGTGGCCCGGTACCGGAATGAAGATGACAGTCGATGCGCTGCCGACGCCGTGTTTCGTGGCGGACGGGCGCGGCATCACGCGTTATGTCAATGCACAGGCGTTGGCCACCTATGACGGCGTGAAACCGGGGGATCCGCTGTCTTTCTCCCTGCGTGCCCCCTCTCTGCTGGAGGCGTTTGACCGTGTGTGCAATTCTGGTGGCGCTGAACGGATCAGCTGGATTGAAAAAGTCCCGACCGAGACTTGGTACGAAGCTCACATTGCGCCCATCTACATGCCAGGTTCGAGTGCGCAGGGCCGCTCCAACCCGCTGCCTGATTTCATTCTTGTTGTTATTCAGGATCTGACCGAAAACCGGCGTCTGGAGCGCATGAGAACCGACTTCGTCGCAAACGCCAGCCATGAATTGCGCACGCCTCTTGCGTCTTTGACCGGCTTCATCGAGACCCTTCAGGGGCCTGCGCGCAACGATCCGGAGGCTCAGGACCGGTTCCTGTCGATCATGCTGGATCAGGC from the Roseibium sp. HPY-6 genome contains:
- a CDS encoding ATP-binding protein, with the protein product MSSSSLDEPTEAQSAASPLTRIGEARWVLLTALAAAVAAVVLFQVPFWPAAGAMLAMTAVAAFIPRRSASRRVRLNTQREMRRMWPGTGMKMTVDALPTPCFVADGRGITRYVNAQALATYDGVKPGDPLSFSLRAPSLLEAFDRVCNSGGAERISWIEKVPTETWYEAHIAPIYMPGSSAQGRSNPLPDFILVVIQDLTENRRLERMRTDFVANASHELRTPLASLTGFIETLQGPARNDPEAQDRFLSIMLDQAGRMRRLIDDILSLSRIELKAHVRPASIVDLAEIIRHTSDALSPLARDMDVKIRIDLPKTAVRLRGDRDELIQVVENLVENALKYGSSGNFVDVGLSAQVDDLNAASWVLSVRDYGEGIPSEHLPRLTERFYRVDVESSRALKGTGLGLAIVKHILTRHRARLEVESEPGEGATFRVRLPALEQSDEQEETASA
- a CDS encoding SRPBCC family protein; this translates as MTDDQECRFDVLLNLPRDRAFSLFVDKLDLWWRSPFHTPGEGQIDAGIEPCVGGSCYEIDGNGRRRIWGTVLSIEPPIYLRLAWQISQDGEEVADPLTASRVMVNFREAGEQTRLEIVHNEFLRHGEKGTEYLDMMRRQDGWPEIIANLKAAAANPAS